The following DNA comes from Bacillota bacterium.
ACTCCCCGCTCACCCATGCTGCAAAGTCATCGTTGCCTTTTATGAGTTCGTCCCTTACGCGATCAATACTGCATACTCGCCCGGCTGTGGCATGGTCCAACAGGGCCTGCCAGAAGGCCGGGACAAGATCGAAGGCATAGTACCTACGGGCCGCTTCGATGAATACGTTGGCGTCAAGTAAGTATGGGCGGTTCACTATTGCTGCAAGCCTCCGGAATCAAGCAATTGTGCATACTGCGCAAAAGTCTTTCCATAAAGTCCTGTCAACTGGTAGGCTTCACGGTAAAGAAGCCTACCCTCCCTGGTGGCACGCACTACAGCCCTGGCAAAACGCAAGCCAATCCGTACATTCTGTGTTGCGTAAAAATCCCCACCTCCATAACTTTGAGCAGCAGTACGATACTCGCTATCTCGGTAGGTCTGGTAAAACTCAAGGAACTCGTCCCTTGTGATAAGCGAAAGATCCAGAGCCCTGCGCGCAATAACCAGTTCACTTACCTTGAACTGGCGTGCAGCCTGCTGATAGGGATTGTCCTCGTGACGAATAGAAGCCCATTTCTCATGCAGCTCGGACGCCGGCACAAGAAACTCTGCAGCCACCCGATTGCATGCCTGTTCAATCTCATCATTTGCAGGCTGAAGTTCACGCAAATCAAACACTGCGCTCCTTCCGAACCATAGATGAGCCAATTCATGCGCCAGAGTAAACATCTGCGCCGCCTTGCCGTCAGCTCCATTTACGAAGACCAATGGGGCGTATTCATCAACAAGAACAAAACCGCGGAACTCACTTACATCCAACTTTCGGTGCGTGTTATTTCCAACAATCCCGTTAATGACAACAAGGATACCTGCTTCTTCCATGCTCTTCTGCAATTTCCTCAGCGCCTCAGTCCAGGTCGTCTGCCTAGCCGCCCATTCTTTATTGAGGCCAAGCGCCTGTCTCATATCCTGAGCAAGTTCGCCCGGTCCGTCTTTAACTCCTGCCGATCCTACAAAGGCTAAACGCTCTGCTCCCTGTTCAATAAGATACTCGCGCATCCATTCCTGACGCCGTTGCATCATTTGCATAGTCTCCAAAAGGTCGGGACTTGGTGGAAGTGCGACCTGGCTGTTGGAAGTGCGGAAGTAAGGAATAGGCAGCCGTTCCTCCGGCGGTTCTGGGAGGAAAAAATATCCTAGTGGCGTTGAAGTCGCCCTGGCCAGCTGTTCGAGTTCTCGCAATGTCGGCCGATCTTGACCATTGAGCCATCTGATGAGCTTAGGAAATCTCTCCTCGATCTCGGAGCGCCTGGTCGAGCGATTGAGCGCCCAACGCAGGACAGCCGGACTTATGCCTATGCCGCCCATGATATAACCTCTTCCTACAAAAGCGTAAAAATTGACTGTGTAAACATTATCGCATTAAAGTATAAATGGATCAATCAACTTCCTGGTCGAATTCTGTAAAGGGAATTCCCAGAAAACCTCTGGGATAACCATTCACCGTGAACTGAAAATAGTAGCGCAGGCCCTTGCCACCCAATTTACCCAGATAGGGCAAGAGAAGCATCGCATCGGCATTAGCTTTTCACCCAATCCTTGCAGAGCACTTCCGCCTGCTCCAATACGAGCTCGGTCGCCCGGGCCTGTTTATCCGGCGGGTAGCCGTACCGCCGGAGAATTCGTTTAATCATTACACGCATTTGGGCGCGGACGTTTTCCCGCAGGGTCCAATCAATTGTTAGGTTGTTCCGCACGGTGCGGACCAGTTCCTGGGCGATAGTCCGCAGAGTGGCGTCTCCTAGAACCTTCACGGCGCTGTCGTTGACCCCCAAGGCGTCATAGAAAGCGACCTCGTCTTCGGTCAGCCCGAGCTTTTCACCGCGCCGGCCAGCCTCCCGCATCTCCCTAGCCAGCGCGATGAGTTCTTCGATGACCTGTGCTGTCTCGATAGCACGGT
Coding sequences within:
- a CDS encoding ImmA/IrrE family metallo-endopeptidase, whose amino-acid sequence is MGGIGISPAVLRWALNRSTRRSEIEERFPKLIRWLNGQDRPTLRELEQLARATSTPLGYFFLPEPPEERLPIPYFRTSNSQVALPPSPDLLETMQMMQRRQEWMREYLIEQGAERLAFVGSAGVKDGPGELAQDMRQALGLNKEWAARQTTWTEALRKLQKSMEEAGILVVINGIVGNNTHRKLDVSEFRGFVLVDEYAPLVFVNGADGKAAQMFTLAHELAHLWFGRSAVFDLRELQPANDEIEQACNRVAAEFLVPASELHEKWASIRHEDNPYQQAARQFKVSELVIARRALDLSLITRDEFLEFYQTYRDSEYRTAAQSYGGGDFYATQNVRIGLRFARAVVRATREGRLLYREAYQLTGLYGKTFAQYAQLLDSGGLQQ